Genomic DNA from Xiphophorus hellerii strain 12219 chromosome 16, Xiphophorus_hellerii-4.1, whole genome shotgun sequence:
aaagatcaatctcctccacttcctgAGCTACTCTTGTCATCTGAAAAAATGCACTCAAtgcaatcaaccaatcagagccagaggaggggcttagcgctgtcaatcaaccgtATGAAtgcactgctaaatgtgctaatggtggagaaacaatttACCGTTCTAAGAAAATcatttatctgccatcattggtggccatgctaactagccttagcattcatggcaggctcAGTTGTGGGGAACCAGCTGCGACTGACAGCActgagaccctcctcctgactctgattggtcgTTTCTGACAAGGCAGGTTCATAGAGGGAAGACAGAGGAGCTGGACATTTTTCGCACATTATCTGTCTCATCCCATACTGTCACCACATGacagttttataaaatatgtttttttttttgttttttttttacatatttgttaaaagttacatattgcaactttactgtgtttctttttcGGGGAGTTTACATTCATATATACTAATCATTTGTTATGTCATAGAATGCAgaattttgacaaaattatCCCTTAATTTAATCTGCTGGTGGCGACATccataaaaaataacttgaacATTTGTTATAAACTATATACACACAGCAGCACTGCGGCTCAGTTTTCCCATTCGGCAAACTTTAAAACACTGAGTGGAAAGACGAAGCCGACACAGCTGTCCATGCCAGCAATCATTTGGATGGTAGCGGAGTCACAGCTGCTTCGGTGACAGACATAAACACATCGCTCACTCAAACACTGAATTATGGCCAAAGCTTAGGGTTAGATATGCTGCTAACTAGTACGTTTCACCTGCACCCTCCGTCTCTACCTAAAGACAGGTTTCAGGACAAGCAGCCATGTCACCATTAGCCTGCGGCTCCTTTAAGAACCTCTCCACCTCCTGTGAGTCCACTGCTACACTCTTTGGTCGGACATTGTCGTTATTCTTGATCTCATTGATCACCTTCTTCTCTGTCGTTTGCTGCCCCTCTGCCCTGCTGCTGCGGCGCTTGGTCTTATCATCTGCCAGTGTGACCGTCTCACCCGGACAGACTGCCGGTTCACGgggtttatttttgataaataagaAGTTGCAAGTAGCCAGAACCACTCCCGAGAGCACCACCTCACTTCCTGCCAGCAGGAAGACGTACATGTAGCTCTTGGTAGCGTCCAGAAGTCGccctgtgacaaaaaaaagaacataaaaaacaatgacaaGAAGAAATGTGAAGGTGCGCTACCATCAAGATGGGGTTTGGGTTTAccataaaaaaattgtttattttattcatttacagttCAAAATGATCATGTCACATGTTAATAAACATaagttttgaatgaaaaggaATTTGAAAATCTTAGTCTACCCCTTCTCTTCAAAGTCACTTTACTACACCATGTCCCGCGGTTGCTCAAAGGTCACCCTACACCCTTTACCTGaacaatatttttcttccaacagTTTGAGTTGCTCAACAATCTGTTTCCAAATCAGCAAGCTCTGAGGCGTtggtcatctctgctctccCTTTAGTTCCTCCTCTCCCTAAACTTTCACCGATTACCTCCAACTCAACATCAATGATCTTCGATAGCAGCTACACATTTTACATCATCTCAAGTtcatcatcaaaatcacatATATAACCTCTTTAGcttctgatttagcattcatttataatatcatgataaccataacttattagttaCACTTATCATAACTAAAGTTACAGTTGTTCATTCTTACAAGTTtctattaatataagtattttgcTTTGGGTCTCATTTGATTACTGAACGTGTTTAGACTTCATTCTGTAAAACTTTCATGCattgaaataaggaatagtctcaactATAACACTCTCTCTGCCTGACTATGATTTATTATgattaaatacagaaagaaatggaaataaagcaaagattgCATGAGACAACACATAAAATACAACCTCActgattttattgaagtttgatTTTACTGTTGGCAAAATCAAACtttgtttgattcattttaaatgtcacttcATGTATTGTTACTGTTAAGATAACAATACATGTCAGCATGGAACTTATGGGATGACCTCGGGTTATCTTGACATATGTTatgattattatatttttctgttttcttcttaatcattttattttgttgttgacattttacttgttcaaaagaaataaagaataaagatttCAAATCGTCCAATGTCCTGAAAGAtttgtccaacttttaaaaatttttaactcaaaaaacAAGGACGGCCTCTGCATGACTGCCCCATCGCCCCGGCAACTGGGCTTAGCAAGTAGTTTAGGGGAAACCCTGTTCTAAAAAAACTTGCTTGCTTAGGCAAATATTAGAAATAACTGACTGACCTGCACTTGGTGGTCCCACCAACACAGCAATAGCTTCCACCAGGAGGACAAGGCCAATTGCACTGGAGAATTTTTCAGTGCCAACTATTGCCATCAGCACCTCAAACTGCAGCGCGCCCACCATGCCGTAGGAGACCCcgaagaaaatgcagaaaactaCCAGAGACGCATAGTCGTTGGACtggaagaaatgtaaaaaaaaaaaaaaaatcagcttacAGATCCTAAACTCTCTACATCAGTGAGCAGAAACTGTTCATTAGTAGTTCATGACCAACAAGTCTTCACCCACCTGTGAGCCAACCAGGTCAGCAGTCCCATTAAAGACCATTGCAAAGCTGAACAAATAGACACACCGAGGTCGCATCCATTTCAGTCCGGCAATCACACCGCAGGTTGGTCGAGCAAAAATATCGATGAAACCCAGGATGGTGAGCAGCAGGGCAGACTTGGTGTCCTCGTTCCCCAGCTCCTTGGCGTAACTCACAACAAACACAGGCGGCACAAACAAGCCCAGCACCATGATGGATGCTGCTACGGTGTAGATGACAAACCCCCTGTCTTTGAATACAGAGAAGTCCAgcagcttctttttcttcttcttgtcctcCTGGTCGTGTTGCTGTTCCGCAGGCTTGGGATTCGGTAGGGGCTTCATGAGggccccacacacacagcagtTCAACAGAAGCCCACCGAGAATGAGGAAGCCTCCCCTCCATCCGTAATGGTCCTGAAGAAACTGACCGAGAGGCGAGAGGCCGCAGAGGAACACGGGGCTCCCAGCAGCAGAAAGCCCATTGGCCAGAGGACGCTTCCGGTTGAAGTACCGATTGAGCATGATGAGAGATGGCTGGAAGTTCAGAGCTAATCCCAGACCTTCAGCAAAGACGAGGACAAGAAATGTTTACGTGAAAAGGCAGAAATTTAAAGCTGCATCatgcaacttttacaaaagtctgctttttacatatttgttaaagctgtcacatGACAGCCGCTGGCTACTATTgacatctgaagaaatgcaccgctcccggtcaaaaacaaccaatcagagccaggtggaggggcttagcgctgtcaatcaacatcACATattcactgctaaatgtgctaatggtgcaGAATTCACCATTGCTTGCAGTGATTGTGAGTAGTGTGTACacaagggtgattgacagcacttagaccctccccctggctctgattggttgtttctgatggaGCTCTGTATTTGTGCAGATGGCAGCAGGACCAtagggagaaggcagaggagctcgattttttttcagactcatattatactgtcaccaCACAGTGATAGTttcagcaaatatgtaaaaaatatctttgtaaaagttacacactgcagctttaagatgGAACACtagaataattttatatttttatgaaaacaagaCTTTTTAGAATCCATCTCATTCCTTTGCTTATATGCGCTATTGGACTATATCTAGACATATAGTCAGttgcataaagaaaaacaatggatTCAAAAGTTTGTGCTTTAATGCAAATTTAGTccgatttaatttaaaagtctTAATAAAATTACCTTCAGTATCTGTCAATTAGTCATGTGAAAGATGCCAAGGACGGATTTTCAGCTTCACTGAAAAATGtgtataagaaaaaaacaacaaaaaaaacagtgaaacctGTGATGACTCCAGTAGAGAGGTAGATGTGGACGATGCTGGTGGAGAAGGAGGCCAAGATCATTCCCAGGGAGGCGAAGAGGCCTCCCACCATCATCACAGGGCGGCAGCCGAAGCGGTTGACCATCACGCTGCACAGAGGACCTGCACAGAGCAGAGCACAGACACTGTCTGGGCACTCAAATACTATCAGCTGCTCCATTTACGTGCAATTCAGTATTTTGTCCTAAATATTTCACTCAATAATTTAAGAATAACGTTGCATTAatctggcaaaaaaataaataaaaatgtcatagtaaaaagtactttatagctatgtaggcctgtcacgataaacggtaaatcaattaatcgtacgataaattaaaactatcgacgtcattttaattatcggcattatcgtctcttccggcctttttctctttctgttgatgacaccgaatgaaaaaaggttcaactccagtgctctccactgaccccccccttcctcattttacttagtgtaatgcccagcgcacacgagctgtcggccgattgtcggcccatttttaaaacctgacagaccacacattagccgacagaaatcctaggtataacggttcgatcgggttcgttcctgccgtgtggtgtccaacaatgggcacaaaataatggctacaagttcagttaactaattttaaaatcaggcattaatcaatgctttactacaatctacctgcaatgcatgtggctagtgtcagtcctgaccgaatgaaaatcattaatcgttgagcaaaattttctgtcgtgacaggcctacccaGCCTCATGATTTCCCCTCAGTTACCTCATTAGGTTGGATATTTATTGGCTTGGCTAAGTCTGTGTTTTGATTTCATAAAGTATAAATGGGGCTTAGCTAACATGGaaattaatcattaataatGTAGTGATTTCTTTAAGGTATGTGTGAAACGTAAAACAGATAGAGCTTATAAAGTCAAGCACTTCTGCGTGCTGA
This window encodes:
- the slc16a3a gene encoding monocarboxylate transporter 4-like; amino-acid sequence: MGGAVVDDGAPGVKAPDGGWGWAVLAGCFVITGFSYAFPKAVSVFFKELIREFGVGYSDTAWISSILLAMLYGTGPLCSVMVNRFGCRPVMMVGGLFASLGMILASFSTSIVHIYLSTGVITGLGLALNFQPSLIMLNRYFNRKRPLANGLSAAGSPVFLCGLSPLGQFLQDHYGWRGGFLILGGLLLNCCVCGALMKPLPNPKPAEQQHDQEDKKKKKKLLDFSVFKDRGFVIYTVAASIMVLGLFVPPVFVVSYAKELGNEDTKSALLLTILGFIDIFARPTCGVIAGLKWMRPRCVYLFSFAMVFNGTADLVGSQSNDYASLVVFCIFFGVSYGMVGALQFEVLMAIVGTEKFSSAIGLVLLVEAIAVLVGPPSAGRLLDATKSYMYVFLLAGSEVVLSGVVLATCNFLFIKNKPREPAVCPGETVTLADDKTKRRSSRAEGQQTTEKKVINEIKNNDNVRPKSVAVDSQEVERFLKEPQANGDMAACPETCL